One stretch of Sphingomonas rosea DNA includes these proteins:
- a CDS encoding chemotaxis protein CheB → MASALARQSAAPHRPQDRPIRLMIVDDSMVARAVLTRMVELGGGIEIAAVAGTAEDAVEALAHVRVDVILLDLEMPGAGGLNKLPDILRVARGARVLIVSSLAEEGAAETVRALAEGAADTLLKPGTGRIQGRFADHLMAKIRALGVTPVEEEPVGAMRPAPMRAMGSEPLSILAVGASTGGIHALGRFFADLPRRIDAPIVVTQHLPPPFMDVFARQLGTAAKRVTRIAVEGMRLVDDEIVIAPGDAHLTVEQRRDSLYVRLTGGRAASGCLPSVDPMFASIAALKRPGSVGVILSGMGRDGVEGSAALVAAGGSVLVQDEETSAVWGMPRAVAEAGLAAAILPPEKLARRVASRIGQNHADK, encoded by the coding sequence GTGGCTTCGGCGCTCGCCAGACAGTCCGCGGCGCCCCATCGACCGCAGGACCGGCCGATCCGGCTGATGATCGTCGACGATTCGATGGTCGCGCGTGCGGTGCTGACCCGGATGGTCGAGCTCGGCGGCGGGATCGAGATCGCCGCGGTCGCCGGTACCGCCGAGGATGCGGTCGAGGCGCTCGCCCACGTCCGCGTCGACGTCATCCTCCTCGACCTCGAAATGCCGGGCGCCGGGGGCCTCAACAAGCTGCCCGACATCCTGCGCGTCGCGCGCGGCGCGCGGGTCCTGATCGTTTCCAGCCTTGCCGAGGAAGGAGCGGCCGAGACCGTCCGCGCGCTCGCCGAGGGCGCTGCCGACACCCTGCTCAAGCCCGGCACCGGCCGCATCCAGGGCCGTTTCGCCGATCATCTCATGGCCAAGATCCGCGCGCTTGGCGTCACTCCGGTCGAGGAAGAGCCGGTCGGCGCGATGCGACCCGCGCCGATGCGCGCCATGGGAAGCGAACCGCTGTCGATCCTCGCGGTCGGCGCTTCGACCGGCGGAATCCATGCGCTCGGCCGCTTCTTCGCCGACCTGCCGCGCCGGATCGACGCGCCGATCGTCGTCACCCAGCATCTGCCGCCGCCCTTCATGGACGTCTTCGCCCGCCAGCTCGGGACCGCCGCCAAGCGCGTGACGCGGATCGCGGTCGAGGGCATGCGCCTCGTCGACGACGAGATCGTGATTGCGCCCGGCGACGCCCATCTGACGGTCGAGCAGCGCCGCGATTCGCTTTACGTGCGCCTGACCGGCGGCCGCGCCGCGAGCGGCTGCCTGCCGAGCGTCGACCCGATGTTTGCCTCGATCGCCGCGCTGAAGCGCCCCGGCAGTGTCGGAGTGATCCTCTCCGGCATGGGCCGCGACGGGGTCGAGGGCTCGGCCGCGCTGGTCGCCGCCGGCGGATCGGTGTTGGTCCAGGACGAGGAGACGAGCGCGGTCTGGGGCATGCCCCGCGCGGTCGCCGAGGCCGGCCTTGCCGCCGCCATCCTGCCGCCGGAGAAACTTGCCCGTCGTGTTGCGTCCCGGATCGGCCAGAACCATGCAGATAAGTGA
- a CDS encoding response regulator, whose product MKTCLIVDDSKVIRKVARHILETLEFSVEEAGDGREALERCEAAMPDVVLLDWNMPVMSGMEFLKLLRQRGHSDQPKVVFCTTENDMAHIRAALEAGADEYVMKPFDRETLHIKLQLVGVA is encoded by the coding sequence ATGAAGACCTGCCTTATCGTCGACGACTCCAAGGTCATCCGGAAGGTCGCGCGTCACATCCTCGAGACGCTCGAATTCAGCGTCGAGGAGGCCGGTGACGGCCGCGAGGCCCTCGAGCGCTGCGAAGCGGCGATGCCCGACGTCGTGCTGCTCGACTGGAACATGCCGGTGATGAGCGGGATGGAGTTCCTGAAGCTCCTTCGCCAACGCGGCCACAGCGACCAGCCCAAGGTCGTCTTCTGCACCACCGAGAACGACATGGCCCATATCCGCGCCGCCCTCGAAGCGGGCGCGGACGAATATGTGATGAAGCCGTTCGACCGCGAAACACTCCACATCAAGCTCCAGCTCGTCGGCGTCGCCTGA
- a CDS encoding chemotaxis protein CheW, which produces MNELLLVVEIAGQRVAMRAAQVESVVELDTLIPVPRAAEHVAGLSALRSRVLTVICCRRSLGLPVPEFGDGILEAAVVELDGHHYALIVDGVEDVVEAAGDPTPVRAAMGEGWERVSSGMVETEEGALLLVDVAALIGGPELARQAA; this is translated from the coding sequence GTGAACGAACTGCTGCTCGTGGTCGAGATCGCCGGCCAGCGCGTCGCCATGCGCGCGGCGCAGGTCGAAAGCGTAGTCGAGCTCGACACCTTGATCCCGGTCCCGCGCGCGGCCGAGCATGTCGCGGGCCTGTCGGCGCTCCGCAGCCGCGTGCTCACCGTCATCTGCTGTCGCCGCTCGCTCGGCCTTCCGGTGCCCGAGTTCGGCGATGGCATCCTCGAGGCGGCGGTCGTCGAACTCGACGGCCACCATTATGCGCTGATCGTCGATGGGGTCGAGGACGTGGTCGAGGCTGCTGGCGATCCCACCCCGGTCCGCGCCGCCATGGGCGAGGGCTGGGAGCGCGTGTCCTCGGGCATGGTTGAGACCGAGGAAGGCGCGCTGCTCCTGGTCGACGTCGCGGCACTGATCGGCGGCCCAGAACTTGCCCGCCAGGCGGCGTGA
- a CDS encoding chemotaxis protein CheA, whose product MDDLIADFVSECRDMLESLGGEIVAWEAQPQDRARLDSIFRFVHTVKGNCGFFDFPRLEALSHAAEDALADVRAGRRQPDAPLVSAVLAVIDRIGEMIEVIAAGNPLPDGDDGDLIHALKPGAEQPAPAAPAAPAGNPVANAFVSGAAPRTIRLSVDLLDRMMSGVSDLVLARNELARRLRDSDTDVSVDSAFERMSGIIAEMRDAITRTRMQRIESLFVGLPRMVRDISAELGKQVMVDIDGGDVELDREMIEMIRDPLTHIVRNAVDHGIEPPAERLKAGKREIGLLCVSARQSGNQILIDIVDDGRGIDGKKLVTKALDIGIIESGDAARMSPREQLNLIFEAGFSTAAAVTSISGRGVGMDVVRSNVERIGGLVEVESKVGQGTRMTLRVPLTLTIIPALTVSIGHQHFAIPRVAIEEIVRASGESVQLSHVGGAGIVTIRGRRVPEIVLAEVLGLGSDVAAADRTLIVLKPAGGDVYALAVDKVHDHEELVVKPAAPAVMATGLYAGTTLADDGSPILLFDPAGLARVGGVRFEAQERSVRLLEETVPDAAEAQTPVLLFRDLAGTRRAIRLGVVDRIEEVPPSAVSFAAGRMRVQLGDDILPLSGMDVPPVGEGKVRLFRLSDGASQLGLAFRDVIDLDAIAESIIPADVPGAVEGVTLVAGEPAELVDAHWLFATQAHGLAADTPPLCKLDLTDAWVRNMLRPIVEAAGYRVLPSDAAVTADLAIAWAGSEPATAAGRTLFLSAEANAPANENHIYRYDRAGLLLALRDAAAKGGAK is encoded by the coding sequence ATGGACGATTTGATTGCCGATTTCGTCTCCGAATGCCGGGACATGCTCGAGAGCCTGGGCGGGGAAATCGTCGCTTGGGAGGCGCAGCCGCAGGACCGCGCGCGCCTCGACAGCATCTTCCGCTTTGTCCACACGGTGAAGGGCAATTGCGGCTTCTTCGACTTTCCCCGGCTGGAGGCGCTGAGCCATGCCGCCGAGGACGCGCTCGCCGACGTCCGCGCCGGCCGCCGCCAGCCCGACGCGCCTTTGGTCAGCGCCGTGCTCGCGGTGATCGACCGGATCGGCGAGATGATCGAGGTGATCGCGGCGGGCAATCCGCTTCCCGACGGCGATGACGGCGACCTCATCCATGCACTGAAGCCCGGCGCCGAACAGCCCGCGCCCGCCGCGCCGGCCGCGCCGGCCGGCAACCCCGTCGCCAATGCCTTTGTCAGCGGCGCCGCGCCGCGCACCATCCGCCTGTCGGTCGATCTCCTCGACCGGATGATGAGCGGCGTGTCCGACCTCGTGCTCGCCCGCAACGAACTCGCCCGCCGGCTTCGCGACAGCGACACCGACGTCTCGGTCGACAGCGCCTTCGAGCGGATGAGCGGGATCATCGCCGAAATGCGCGACGCCATCACCCGCACCCGCATGCAGCGGATCGAGAGCCTGTTCGTCGGCCTGCCGCGCATGGTCCGCGACATTTCCGCCGAACTCGGCAAGCAGGTGATGGTCGACATCGACGGGGGCGACGTCGAGCTTGACCGCGAGATGATCGAGATGATCCGCGATCCCCTGACCCACATCGTCCGCAATGCGGTCGACCACGGGATCGAGCCCCCGGCCGAGCGCCTCAAGGCCGGCAAGCGCGAGATCGGCCTGCTGTGCGTCTCGGCACGCCAGTCGGGCAACCAGATCCTGATCGACATCGTCGACGACGGCCGCGGGATCGACGGCAAGAAGCTCGTCACCAAGGCGCTCGACATCGGCATCATCGAAAGCGGTGACGCCGCACGGATGAGCCCGCGCGAGCAACTGAACCTCATCTTCGAGGCCGGCTTCTCGACCGCCGCCGCGGTGACCAGCATTTCGGGACGCGGCGTGGGCATGGACGTCGTCCGCTCCAACGTCGAACGGATCGGCGGGCTGGTCGAGGTCGAAAGCAAGGTCGGGCAGGGGACCCGCATGACCCTGCGCGTGCCGCTGACCCTCACCATCATCCCTGCGCTGACCGTCTCGATCGGCCACCAGCATTTCGCCATCCCCCGTGTCGCGATCGAGGAGATCGTCCGGGCGAGCGGCGAGAGCGTCCAGCTGTCGCATGTCGGGGGAGCCGGCATCGTCACCATCCGTGGCCGCCGCGTGCCCGAGATCGTGCTCGCCGAGGTGCTCGGCCTCGGCAGCGACGTCGCGGCCGCCGACCGTACCCTCATCGTCCTCAAGCCTGCGGGCGGCGACGTCTATGCACTGGCGGTCGACAAGGTCCACGACCACGAGGAACTGGTGGTGAAGCCCGCCGCGCCCGCGGTGATGGCGACCGGCCTTTACGCCGGCACCACGCTCGCCGACGACGGGTCGCCGATCCTGCTGTTCGACCCCGCCGGCCTGGCGCGGGTCGGGGGGGTCCGCTTCGAGGCGCAGGAGCGGAGCGTCCGCCTCCTCGAAGAGACCGTGCCCGACGCAGCCGAGGCCCAGACCCCCGTGCTCCTGTTCCGCGACCTGGCCGGAACGCGCCGTGCGATCCGCCTCGGGGTGGTCGACCGGATCGAGGAAGTGCCGCCGTCCGCCGTCAGCTTCGCCGCGGGCCGGATGCGGGTCCAGCTCGGCGACGACATCCTGCCGCTTTCGGGGATGGACGTGCCGCCGGTGGGCGAGGGCAAGGTTCGCCTGTTCCGCCTGTCCGACGGCGCGAGCCAGCTCGGGCTCGCCTTCCGCGACGTCATCGACCTCGACGCCATCGCCGAGAGCATCATTCCGGCCGACGTGCCCGGCGCGGTCGAGGGCGTCACCCTCGTCGCGGGCGAACCGGCCGAGCTGGTCGACGCCCACTGGCTGTTCGCGACGCAGGCCCACGGCCTCGCCGCCGACACCCCGCCGCTCTGCAAGCTCGACCTTACCGACGCGTGGGTCCGCAACATGCTCCGACCGATCGTCGAGGCGGCGGGCTATCGCGTGCTGCCGAGCGATGCCGCGGTCACCGCCGACCTCGCCATTGCCTGGGCCGGGTCCGAGCCCGCCACCGCCGCCGGCCGCACCCTTTTCCTCAGCGCCGAGGCCAATGCACCGGCGAACGAGAACCACATCTATCGCTACGACCGCGCTGGCCTCCTGCTCGCGCTGCGCGATGCCGCCGCCAAGGGAGGCGCCAAGTGA
- the rimM gene encoding ribosome maturation factor RimM (Essential for efficient processing of 16S rRNA): MTDRITLAAIAGAHGVRGEVRLKLFGDGPESLRAHDKLHVGGQLRRLLNVGGTAKSPTARFEGVSDRNAAEALRGTLVEVDRDALPPLEDGEYYHADLLGLPCVDPSGEALGTVVAVENFGAGDLLEIEREGGKRALIPFRPGIADLADGRITCDPAFLA, encoded by the coding sequence ATGACCGACCGCATCACCCTAGCCGCCATCGCCGGCGCCCATGGCGTCCGCGGCGAGGTGCGCCTCAAGCTGTTCGGAGACGGGCCCGAGAGCCTGCGCGCCCATGACAAGCTCCACGTCGGCGGCCAGCTGCGTCGGCTGCTCAACGTCGGCGGGACCGCCAAGAGCCCGACCGCCCGTTTCGAGGGCGTCTCCGACCGCAATGCCGCCGAGGCGCTGCGCGGCACCCTGGTCGAGGTCGACCGTGACGCCTTGCCGCCACTCGAGGACGGCGAATATTATCACGCCGACCTCCTTGGCCTGCCGTGCGTCGACCCGTCGGGCGAAGCGCTCGGCACCGTGGTCGCGGTCGAGAATTTCGGCGCCGGCGACCTCCTCGAAATCGAGCGGGAAGGGGGCAAGCGTGCGCTCATTCCGTTCCGGCCCGGCATCGCTGACCTCGCCGACGGCCGCATCACCTGCGACCCGGCCTTCCTCGCATGA
- the rpsP gene encoding 30S ribosomal protein S16, with translation MAVAIRLARGGSKKRPYYRVVVADSRNARDGRFIEKVGTYNPLLAKDSPERVKLDHDRISHWLSVGAQPTDRVARFLDAAGLKERTARNNPNKGKPGEKATERAEERATKAAEAAEAAAAAAAEPAPAEEPAAEEVVAEEAAAETPAVTEEAPAAEEVSAPTQPEPAEGSDDAAPAEGAEKAEG, from the coding sequence ATGGCAGTAGCAATTCGCCTCGCTCGCGGTGGCAGCAAGAAGCGTCCCTATTACCGCGTCGTCGTGGCCGACAGCCGCAACGCGCGCGATGGCCGCTTCATCGAGAAGGTCGGCACCTACAACCCGCTGCTGGCGAAGGATTCGCCCGAGCGCGTCAAGCTCGACCACGACCGCATCAGCCACTGGCTGAGCGTCGGCGCGCAGCCGACCGATCGCGTCGCCCGCTTCCTCGACGCCGCCGGCCTCAAGGAGCGCACCGCGCGCAACAACCCGAACAAGGGCAAGCCGGGCGAGAAGGCCACCGAGCGCGCCGAGGAGCGTGCGACCAAGGCTGCTGAAGCCGCCGAGGCTGCTGCCGCTGCCGCGGCCGAGCCGGCGCCGGCCGAAGAGCCCGCCGCCGAGGAAGTGGTCGCCGAGGAAGCTGCCGCCGAGACCCCGGCCGTGACCGAGGAAGCGCCGGCCGCCGAGGAAGTCAGCGCCCCGACCCAGCCCGAGCCGGCTGAAGGTTCGGACGATGCCGCCCCGGCCGAAGGCGCCGAGAAGGCCGAGGGCTAA
- the ffh gene encoding signal recognition particle protein, whose product MFETLSDRLGGVFDKLRGRGALTDADVRAAMREVRVALLEADVALPVARDFVDQVTERAVGQEVLRSVTPGQQVVKIVNDALVEMLGADSAELELAVAPPAVIMMVGLQGSGKTTSTAKLAKRITEKDRKKVLMASLDVARPAAQEQLAVLGRQANVDTLPIVPGQSPVDIARRALQSARLQGYDVLLLDTAGRLHVDDSLMGEMKAVAETSRPAETLLVVDSLTGQDAVNVAKGFGTQIDLTGVILTRMDGDARGGAALSMRAVTGKPIKFAGTGEGLDAIEPFHPSRVAGRILGMGDVVSLVERAAETIKVDEAEKLAAKMAKGKFDLDDLRMQLAQMQRMGGLGALAGMMPGMKGMKGAMEKAQDGKALIHLEAMLSSMTATERAKPGLINAKRKIRIAKGAGRTVQDVNKLLKMHQEMEGAMKRLKKMGGLGKLAAMFGKGGIEGAMGGLLPGAGAGGGLPGLPGGSKPFGLPPGGEKFGKK is encoded by the coding sequence ATGTTCGAGACCCTCAGCGACCGCCTTGGCGGCGTGTTCGACAAGCTTCGCGGGCGCGGTGCGCTGACCGACGCCGACGTGCGCGCGGCCATGCGCGAGGTGCGCGTGGCGCTGCTCGAGGCCGACGTCGCGTTGCCGGTTGCGCGCGACTTCGTCGACCAGGTCACCGAGCGCGCGGTCGGGCAGGAAGTGCTCCGCTCGGTCACGCCGGGCCAGCAGGTCGTCAAGATCGTCAACGACGCGCTGGTCGAGATGCTGGGCGCCGACAGTGCCGAGCTCGAGCTCGCCGTCGCTCCGCCCGCGGTCATCATGATGGTCGGCCTTCAGGGCTCGGGCAAGACGACCAGCACCGCCAAGCTTGCCAAGCGGATCACCGAAAAGGACCGCAAGAAGGTCCTGATGGCGAGCCTCGACGTCGCCCGTCCGGCGGCGCAGGAGCAGCTCGCCGTGCTCGGCCGCCAGGCCAATGTCGACACGCTTCCGATCGTCCCCGGCCAGTCGCCGGTCGACATCGCGCGGCGCGCGCTCCAGTCGGCGCGCCTCCAGGGCTATGACGTGCTGCTGCTCGACACCGCGGGCCGTCTCCACGTCGACGACAGCCTGATGGGCGAGATGAAGGCGGTCGCCGAGACCAGCCGCCCCGCCGAGACCCTGCTGGTGGTCGACAGCCTGACCGGCCAGGACGCGGTCAACGTCGCCAAGGGCTTCGGTACCCAGATCGACCTCACCGGTGTCATCCTCACCCGTATGGACGGCGATGCGCGCGGCGGCGCGGCGCTGTCGATGCGCGCGGTCACCGGCAAGCCGATCAAGTTCGCCGGCACCGGTGAGGGCCTCGACGCGATCGAGCCCTTCCACCCGAGCCGTGTCGCCGGCCGGATCCTTGGCATGGGCGACGTCGTCAGCCTCGTCGAGCGCGCGGCCGAGACGATCAAGGTCGACGAGGCCGAGAAGCTCGCGGCCAAGATGGCCAAGGGCAAGTTCGACCTCGACGACCTGCGCATGCAGCTCGCCCAGATGCAGCGCATGGGCGGCCTCGGTGCGCTTGCCGGCATGATGCCGGGCATGAAGGGCATGAAGGGCGCGATGGAGAAGGCGCAGGACGGCAAGGCGCTGATCCACCTCGAGGCGATGCTGTCCTCGATGACCGCGACCGAGCGGGCCAAGCCTGGCCTGATCAACGCCAAGCGCAAGATCCGCATCGCCAAGGGCGCCGGACGGACCGTTCAGGACGTCAACAAGCTCCTCAAGATGCACCAGGAAATGGAAGGCGCGATGAAGCGCCTCAAGAAGATGGGCGGCCTCGGCAAGCTCGCCGCCATGTTCGGCAAGGGCGGCATCGAGGGCGCGATGGGGGGCCTGCTCCCCGGTGCCGGTGCGGGCGGCGGGCTTCCGGGCCTGCCGGGCGGCTCCAAACCATTCGGCCTGCCTCCGGGCGGCGAGAAATTCGGCAAGAAATAA
- a CDS encoding DUF3857 domain-containing protein, translated as MRYLWGASAAIIGCVSAAHAAEPVPAYKPAPAWVEPVTVPAPNPKLKSLPAQMLVVNAQQKLERDSSVAYLEYVAVPQTVAGLRSVGTMVLPWDTERSDLTIHKLELRRGGKVIDAYDAKALMVLNQENNLDKAMLSGVKTVVLPVKGVQVGDQIVLAASYTSRKSPLPFRTEYIVPNIIDEAINRAERRVLVTDGVPMRWYRSPGVGAPATKKLDGMTEYRFVTNGSKEREWPTGTPKRFKNPVIQASAWSSWTEVADSIAAEYAKARVIKAGTPLAAEADKIAAASKDPEKRLLAALRLSQDEIRYVALLLGQGAYVPAAAEETWERRFGDCKGKTVMLLGLLDRLGIEAHPMLVSSAMDGQVGELLPSMGVFDHVIVRAKLNGKMLYLDPTDYGQRTVSELERTTFDRGLPLVPGASLVAIEKTLPASPLREAELVWDGRQGFERKVPFTATLILRDEGASAMRATKASSDNEEKFATGLKNLLPGVGNDDLIIKSEEPEQPDGTYRVTFTGSAAMDWSPIKGMKGYRYELSQSTVKWDIDPGRTEAADHDLPMFYNWPYFERTREVILLPNNGKGFRTEGTQIDRHFGGVHVSRSVKIEGDKAVVVSSFTHEKPEVDADAARSVKTAAGEISEQFAYVIAPGKIRPVADEGKDKKD; from the coding sequence ATGCGATATCTTTGGGGGGCCAGCGCGGCCATCATCGGCTGCGTGTCGGCTGCTCATGCCGCCGAACCGGTGCCCGCCTACAAGCCGGCACCGGCCTGGGTCGAGCCCGTGACCGTTCCCGCGCCCAATCCCAAGCTCAAGTCGCTCCCGGCCCAGATGCTGGTGGTGAACGCGCAGCAGAAGCTCGAGCGCGATTCCTCTGTCGCCTACCTCGAATATGTCGCGGTTCCGCAGACCGTGGCCGGCCTCCGCTCGGTCGGGACGATGGTATTGCCGTGGGACACGGAGCGTTCCGATCTCACCATCCACAAGCTGGAGCTTCGCCGGGGCGGCAAGGTCATCGACGCCTACGATGCCAAGGCGCTGATGGTGCTCAACCAGGAGAATAATCTCGACAAGGCGATGTTGAGCGGAGTGAAGACGGTCGTTCTGCCGGTGAAGGGCGTTCAGGTCGGCGATCAGATCGTGCTCGCGGCGAGCTACACCTCGCGCAAATCCCCTCTTCCCTTCCGTACCGAATATATCGTGCCGAACATCATCGACGAGGCGATCAACCGGGCCGAGCGACGCGTGCTCGTCACCGATGGCGTGCCGATGCGCTGGTATCGATCGCCGGGAGTCGGCGCGCCCGCCACGAAGAAGCTCGACGGCATGACCGAATACCGGTTCGTGACGAACGGTAGCAAGGAACGCGAATGGCCGACCGGGACCCCGAAAAGGTTCAAGAACCCGGTCATCCAGGCCTCGGCCTGGTCCAGCTGGACCGAGGTCGCCGACTCGATTGCCGCCGAATATGCGAAGGCCCGGGTCATCAAGGCCGGCACGCCCCTCGCCGCCGAAGCCGACAAGATCGCTGCCGCCTCGAAGGATCCCGAGAAGCGCCTCCTTGCCGCGCTCCGCCTGTCGCAGGACGAAATCCGCTATGTCGCCCTGCTTCTTGGCCAGGGGGCGTATGTTCCGGCCGCCGCCGAGGAGACCTGGGAACGGCGCTTCGGCGACTGCAAGGGCAAGACCGTGATGCTCCTCGGCCTGCTCGACCGGCTCGGAATTGAAGCCCATCCGATGCTCGTCAGCAGTGCCATGGACGGGCAGGTCGGCGAACTCCTTCCCTCCATGGGCGTGTTCGACCATGTCATCGTCCGCGCGAAGCTCAACGGGAAGATGCTTTACCTCGATCCCACCGATTACGGTCAGCGGACGGTCTCGGAGCTCGAGCGCACGACCTTCGACCGCGGACTGCCGCTCGTTCCGGGTGCCAGCCTGGTGGCGATCGAGAAGACCCTTCCGGCAAGCCCGCTGCGCGAGGCCGAACTGGTCTGGGACGGTCGCCAGGGCTTCGAGCGAAAGGTCCCCTTCACCGCCACCTTGATCCTCCGTGACGAAGGCGCGTCGGCGATGCGCGCGACGAAGGCGAGCAGCGATAACGAGGAGAAGTTCGCCACCGGGCTCAAGAACCTGCTGCCCGGTGTCGGCAACGACGACCTGATCATCAAGAGCGAGGAGCCCGAACAGCCAGACGGCACCTACCGGGTCACCTTCACAGGCAGCGCCGCGATGGACTGGTCGCCGATCAAGGGAATGAAGGGCTATCGCTACGAGCTCAGCCAGAGCACGGTGAAATGGGATATCGATCCGGGTCGGACCGAGGCAGCGGACCATGACCTGCCCATGTTCTACAACTGGCCCTATTTCGAGCGGACCCGCGAAGTCATCCTGCTCCCCAACAACGGCAAGGGCTTCCGCACCGAAGGAACGCAAATCGATCGCCACTTCGGCGGCGTGCACGTCTCGCGCTCGGTCAAGATCGAAGGCGACAAGGCGGTGGTGGTCTCGTCCTTCACGCACGAGAAGCCCGAGGTGGACGCCGACGCCGCCCGGTCGGTGAAGACCGCCGCCGGAGAGATCAGCGAGCAGTTCGCCTACGTGATCGCACCAGGGAAGATCCGTCCGGTCGCGGACGAAGGCAAGGACAAGAAGGACTAG